One window of the Delphinus delphis chromosome 20, mDelDel1.2, whole genome shotgun sequence genome contains the following:
- the LOC132416822 gene encoding small ubiquitin-related modifier 1, which translates to MSDQEAKPSTEDLGDKKEGEYIKLKVIGQDSSEIHFKVKMTTHLKKLKESYCQRQGVPMNSLRFLFEGQRIADNHTPKELGMEEEDVIEVYQEQTGGRSTI; encoded by the coding sequence ATGTCTGACCAGGAGGCAAAACCTTCAACTGAGGACTTGGGGGataagaaggaaggagaatatATTAAACTCAAAGTCATCGGACAGGATAGCAGTGAGATTCACTTCAAAGTGAAAATGACAACACATCTCAAGAAACTCAAAGAATCATACTGTCAAAGACAGGGAGTTCCCATGAATTCACTCAGGTTTCTCTTTGAAGGTCAGAGAATTGCTGATAATCACACTCCAAAAGAATTGGGAATGGAGGAAGAAGATGTGATTGAAGTTTATCAGGAACAAACAGGGGGTCGTTCAACAATttag